In a single window of the Patescibacteria group bacterium genome:
- a CDS encoding deoxyhypusine synthase family protein — translation MNTSTLKKLTPALRQHIIQPTAKSKGKKSGAVSEFAKNTLLHCNGGSTLQAALWLKDHLDNGGKLVITLAGALSSFEVGVMLAELIRQDKVHLVSATGANHEESYYRYVAHSHYANIPRYTELTPEQEAELRDAGLRRITDTFLPEDESVRIMEPHLLKMWQTAQRTGQRFFPHEYFRRLFAEKLIKPDRLAKTEDCWAYAAYKKDIPIVIPGFEDSTMGNIFASYTYGGKYRQGKNPIVLDPMIMKTGLEYFTFLYDWYMETAAKHPVAFLQLGGGISADFPICVVPSLKHDLGLHKQVRDWAGFIEIGSSPMSYGSYSGAGGKEKITWDKLSTKSYYQIIQSDVTVVFPWMAALLLGK, via the coding sequence ATGAATACATCAACCCTCAAAAAGCTAACCCCAGCCTTACGACAACATATAATTCAACCAACGGCTAAGTCTAAAGGCAAAAAATCTGGCGCGGTCAGTGAGTTTGCTAAGAACACACTGCTTCATTGTAATGGCGGCAGTACCTTACAGGCGGCTTTATGGTTAAAAGATCATCTGGATAACGGTGGTAAACTAGTCATTACTTTGGCTGGAGCACTAAGTTCATTTGAAGTTGGTGTGATGCTGGCCGAATTGATTAGGCAAGACAAAGTCCATCTAGTGTCTGCGACTGGGGCTAATCATGAAGAATCATACTATCGCTATGTGGCTCATTCTCATTACGCTAATATCCCTCGCTACACTGAGCTTACTCCTGAACAGGAAGCTGAATTACGCGATGCCGGTTTGCGCCGCATTACTGATACTTTCTTACCAGAAGATGAATCGGTGCGCATTATGGAACCGCATTTGTTAAAAATGTGGCAAACTGCCCAACGCACTGGACAACGCTTCTTTCCGCATGAATATTTCCGCAGACTATTTGCCGAAAAATTAATTAAACCAGATCGTTTAGCTAAAACCGAAGATTGTTGGGCCTATGCCGCATATAAAAAAGATATCCCAATTGTGATTCCTGGGTTTGAAGATTCTACGATGGGTAATATTTTTGCCAGCTATACTTATGGTGGCAAATATCGGCAAGGTAAAAACCCGATTGTGCTCGACCCAATGATTATGAAAACCGGTCTAGAATATTTTACCTTCCTGTATGATTGGTACATGGAAACCGCGGCTAAACATCCGGTGGCTTTCTTACAATTAGGCGGTGGTATCTCAGCTGACTTCCCAATTTGTGTGGTGCCTTCATTGAAACACGATCTTGGTCTACATAAACAAGTGCGCGATTGGGCTGGTTTTATAGAAATTGGTTCTTCACCAATGTCTTATGGTTCATACTCTGGCGCTGGTGGTAAAGAAAAAATCACCTGGGATAAATTATCCACTAAGAGTTATTATCAAATCATTCAAAGTGACGTCACCGTGGTCTTCCCGTGGATGGCCGCGCTACTGTTGGGGAAATAA
- a CDS encoding Bro-N domain-containing protein: protein MRRIWAKSEEKWYFSVVDVVGILSDSNDPRNYWKVMKNRLNNEGSEVVTNCNQLRLISKDGKKRETDVADVESMLRIIQSIPSPKAEPFKVWLAKVGYERLQETIDQAEGFNKNAHAAKKGGTIAGHARKQLDKQTGKTVISPKNYLSSTKLKAIKKGSLKKKLNRISSSLTHMFQRLQTWG, encoded by the coding sequence ATTCGTCGGATTTGGGCTAAATCTGAGGAAAAATGGTATTTTAGCGTGGTTGATGTAGTCGGTATACTATCTGATAGTAATGATCCAAGAAATTATTGGAAAGTCATGAAAAACCGCTTAAACAATGAGGGTAGTGAAGTGGTTACAAACTGTAACCAGTTGAGATTGATCTCCAAAGACGGTAAAAAACGTGAAACAGATGTGGCAGATGTTGAGAGTATGTTAAGAATTATTCAAAGTATTCCATCACCAAAGGCTGAACCATTCAAAGTCTGGCTCGCCAAAGTTGGTTATGAACGTCTTCAAGAAACAATTGATCAAGCTGAAGGTTTTAATAAAAATGCTCATGCCGCGAAAAAGGGTGGTACTATTGCTGGTCATGCTCGTAAACAACTTGATAAACAAACTGGTAAAACAGTGATTAGTCCTAAAAATTATTTATCGTCTACTAAATTAAAAGCAATTAAAAAAGGATCACTGAAAAAAAAGTTGAATAGAATCAGCTCATCACTAACCCACATGTTTCAGCGGCTTCAAACATGGGGTTAG